The genomic segment TTGTCCGGTCCCAGTCGGACGACTCCACTCATGTTTTATTTACGGTGATAGAGTCAGCGGTATAGTTTTCTCCACCATAGTTGTTGATCTGCTTGTTTTGGTTTCCGTAATTTACCTGGATTGGAGCATGGCTATCTTGAATCACACATTGATTGATTTCTTGAGCAAGTGTCTGAAGTTCCTGAGCGAATTCCGGGGCTTCCCTCATCGCAATCTTCAGATAATCACCAATGGTTTCGATGGATTCGCTGTCTCCTTCGCCAGCCTTTTCAATTGCAGTTTCAACAGTTCTATTGCCTTTGAACTTGTCCACAATTTTTTTTCGCAACTGATCAATCAACCCAAAGGCTTGTTCAGCAAATTTCTTTCCAGTCTCAGAACCGACACCTTCAACAAACTTTTGGAAGGCAAGAGCAGAAATTACTGCGGCTGACAAGGTAATGGGTTCAGTCATAGCGGTTTTAGGGCAGATATCAGTTAATTATCTGTTGGAATCCCTGAAAATACGCGAGTCTTCAACAAGAATTGAGGTTCAGAGGATAAGGGATGAAGGATAAAACCAGCTTTGGTGCATTAACGCTTTAACTTTTTGAGCCTTCAATTAAGCATAGGTGCATTAGTTATTTAAAACTACAAGAATAATATTGCGGTATCGAAAATCATACGACATATACTCAGAAAAGACTTTAGAGATTTATAGGCTGTGCGCTAAGTCTTTAATTCGGAGTGTAGCGCTTTAATAGACAAAAACTCTCGCTCCTGAATACTACATTAGCTCTACATTTGTGTGACAAGAAAAATTTTGTGTAGTACGTTTGAAATTTTCTGTAGCACTGAAAAGCACGATTTTGGACTTTTGGCCCGATCCGAGAGGTAACCCCAAAGGATGGCGGTTAGCCGTATGCCCCCACCCCCGACTCCACAGACAAGATATGCAATCCCCGAAATCTTTTCCCCGTATGGCCTCCAGATAACACACCCCAGATAAAAGCCAGGATTCACCAAGTGAGACCAGCACGGATTTTTGTTGGTGCCACTTGGTGTAGTTTGGCGCTACTTGGTATCGATAATTCGCGAAAATGGGCGTTTTTTGTAGCTCAAACGTAGACACACAAAAGCTTTGAGGTCGTTTTGGGGCCATTTTTTCAGGTTTTTTAAAAAAATTTGGAAGTACTACAAAAAATTTCAAACGTACCACAATATTTCTGAGGAGACCACTACAAAAGGCTACAGAATGTAGTATCCATGCCCACTCAAAAAAAGTTTTTGGTCTTTCTGATTGCAAGCCTATAGATAGGTGAGGACGACAAACATAGGAGATTCAGGAATGGATCGAGAACTAAAGATATGCACTGATCTAGGCTCAAGCATGGGCAAGGGTTGTTATGACCTCGACGGGTCTATCAGGTGGATTGCTCAAGATAATGCAGTTGAAGAGGAGGAGGTTAGAGACCTGGACAGTGAGAGCTGTGTAATCGAGTACAAGGGTAGAGCATGGACGGTCGGCTCTAGCGCTATTTACGGACTACATGAAACCTCGTTGCATCAGAACAAAGCAGAGCAAGCCAGTCTAAGAACTCTGGGAATGCTTGGCAAGGTCATTGAACGAGAGCAGTTTTTAGAGGGCTATGTTGATCTAACGGTGCTTTTACCTGAAGGTGAGCGGCGATACTTTAAAACCTTGGAGTCGAACCTGGCGAAAGGTATTTACGGATCAACATTCAACGGTCTTAAGCCAAACGTGAAAGTGCGACGGGTCCGGGTACTGCCTGAAGGATCGGGTATTGCTTCACAGATACAAGATCAGGGGGCAATGGCGATCATGTTTGGTCACAAGGATGTCTCGTTGCTCCAAGTTCTGAACGGCGTAATCCAGGCTCAGAAGAGTCTCACGCTTTCCAACCTTGGGATGATTAAGCTCATCAGTGAATGCGGCATTCACATTTCAGATGAACTGATCCTTTCTACACTGATCTGTAGAGAAGTCAGAAACAAGAATGGGTTTAAACATGCTTTCTCGGATAAGGAAGCATTGAAGAACGCCAGACAGATCCTCAAGGATACAAAGGCTAAAGTTTGGCCTCTACTCTCCAGAAAGTTTGACGGGTTTCCAGCCTTGGGGACTGCAACCAAGATTTATGTGACTGGGGGCAGTCATCCAGTCTGGGGGCCAGAGCTAAAAAACAAGTTTGGAACTAAGCTGCGTTTCTTCAAGGATGAACTTGAAGAGATGTCAGGGGCCTTGCCAGAACTGAATGCGCCAGAGTACACGGGGTACAAGAATCGGTTTACTGACAGTTATCTATTGATTAAGGGGGTTGGGTGATGCCTAAAGAATCAGACATCAAAACGATCCGACCATCGAAGCAGTACCCCGAAGATTCCGCGCACTACCGTCGCTACTTGGCCCTGAAAAAATACTACGGGGGCAGCTTCAACGAAATGTTTTTCCAGGCTGCATGGTCAGTCTTGGGACCGCTGGGAAGTGCAGTACTTGGAGCGCCCCTTGATGAAGTTCAGCGGCTCTCAACGGTAGGCAATCACTTTAAGTTGGCCCTAGATAGTGAAGCCTTAGCTACAGCCAGCGGCGGGAATAAGATTGTTGGCGAGGATCAGCCCAGTCTTGATACCTGGGCTAATGACTGCGAAGGAACCGAAGACATAGACGATGATTCCCCGTCTGTGTCTATCGCTGGTGACCCGTTCGGTTGATTTTTTGGAGATACAACGATGCTCGAATTTTTAATCGTACTGGCAGCATCAGTCCTGACCTCGAAGGTAAAACTAGCCAGGTCAAAAGGCCAGGGCCGAACAAACCTAATCTTGCTCTGTACTGTGCCTTCCCTTCTGGTAGCAACTCCATTGATCGGGGGCGGTCTAAGCGCTGCGGGCCAATGTCTCCTCGACAAAGATTGCATCAGTCGGACGTATAGAAGCGAGGTTAGATCTTTTGCAGTCCAGTATTTTTGGGCTATCTACAACCCCTGGCTTGCGGGGGAGGGCCTAAGCGTTGGACTGGCCCTGATGTTTTGGGCAGCGATGATCGTCACATATATGCAGATCCTTTTGTTCTTCGTTGCATTAAGGGCACTGATCTTTGGTGCTTTCCCCGTCCGCGCATTCATCAAACCTTAGGAGATATGGCGATGTTTGAAGTCCTCTTAATAATTGCAATCTCAGGCCTAACAACGTCCTTTTGGCACGTCAAAGGCAGTAACGACAATGCGATCGCATCAGTGAAACCAAACCGCAGGCCTACCAATAATTAATAGGTGCATTAACTCGATAAGCAGCGTCAAACAATTTCCCAACTAACAAACGTAAACTCGCTAAAAGGCAATAAAGCAATGCACAATCTAGACGATATCCTCCAACTATTAGAAGTTTCCCAAGAGACCCTTGACAAAATCCTGAAGGCTATGGGTTGGGAGGGTTTGACCCAGTTTGATGATAGCCAGTCAGAACTATTGATGGTCGTAAACGCAGGTCACAGCTCCCACGGCTGGAGTTATACCGAAAGCTATCTAAGGAACGTTGCTCACAAGCAGGGTTTAACCCCCGAACAATATGACGAACTAGCTTCAGCAATCACAGGATCGGGTAGCACTCTGGGACAATACCGCGAACGTTTTGAAGCTCTGTGTCAGCGAGTTCAGGCAGGGGAGAAACCTAAAACTGTGATCGAATCAGCTTCGGCCCCCTCCGATCAAGAGATCAAGGTAGCTGCAGAAAAGTCCGGTGTTGGCATGGAGGGCAACGAACTTGTGAACCTGTTGAAAGGGATTGCACGGGCAAATGCCAAAAAGCTTTGCGAGACGGTTGAAGAACTTGCCGCTATGGGTGCAGCGGATCAATTAACTGCTCAAGAAATTTATATTGCCGAGTACCGTCAGGTTGTCTGTGAAACCTTGCAAAGTGCGGATTTTAAAAAGCGGACTGATGCAATTATGCAGGGAGGTACTGAGACAGAGCAAAAAAAGCAATTGCAAAGCTTGATTTTTGGTCAAACGATCCCCGCAGGACTATTGCCCAGCAGCAACTAGTTTCCTATCTTGAGACCTATCTAACAAAAAACGGTTTGGCGCTTAAACAACGGTTCGCCCAGATAGAGGCGACCAAAAGGAAGTTAGACCAAGCCGATCGCGCCCTGCGAATGAGACAAGTTGAAAAGGACATCCAGCGAGAAAACAAATGGTACAGGCTAACCCATATCTCGATTGGGATAGGCATCGGCGTTGCATTAACCCTCTTTGGACTGTCCTTTAAAGATAACCTCAGCAATCCAGCTCCAGTTGTGCAAGTCGAAGGTAAATAATCATGTCTGACAACAGCAAGAAGTTAAGGCTGTTCTTTGCGATGGCCGAAGGCCGCTCTTCGAGCATCGCAACTTGATACCAACTTCCTGGTATCACACCTATTGATTCACTCAAACTTTCAAATTCTATAGGGATTCTGTATTACCTAACCCAATCATTCGTCCATCCATCCCAACCCAAAACTTAGTCTTTTGAAATCCCTAGAGAATTCATATTACCTAGCTAAGGCTATTCGTTAAGTACACCAGTCACAAAGTAAAAAAACTATGCTCACCAGAAAAGTAATCGTGTGTTGCAGTATTGGCGCTTTAGTACTTCTATGTTCAGCGTCTGCCCTGTTTATGAAGCCCCTGGAAAGGGAAAACCCTGTATACGTGGACACAGGAGAAAACAGCAATTAGTCCCAAAAACTTATGCTCAAGTGGATTCCGCTTATTCTGACCGATGGCTAAAAAACAATAAAACGACCTCCCGATCTTCCAGTCCAAGAGGTCGCAAATAAATCCTTGCCTAAATTATAACGAGGTCACCCAATGATGACTAACCCCTTTTTCGGCTACTACGAGCAAATCTGGATCGACCACCAGACCGACTACGGACAGCACCCAGACCCATGCATAGGACTGCCACTAGACCAGATCCAAGACCGGGTTTCGTCCTGGTTGGCTGATTTTAACCCGCTGATATCACCTGAGCCGCAGGCAACTGAGAGTATCCAGGCGGGCATTGTCCAGCGATTCTATGGGTGGTAGCGATGACCCAATACTCAAAACCACGATGAACCTCCGGGTTGGGAGTGGGGGAGTGTTGCAATTGCATGTATTGATGATGTGCCGTTTTGAGTATGGGGGTTGCAATGCGTTAATGCGATCGCAACTTGATACCAACTCCCTGATATCACACCTATTAATTTATCCAGTCTTTCAACCTTTCAAATTCTCTCGGGATTCTGTATTGCCTAATTAATTTTCTCACCCATCCACTCACACCAAAAGCTCAGTCTTTCAAAATCCCTAGAGAATCCATCTTAGGTAATTTCATTCGATGACTCATGTATAGCAAGGACTTCGACCAATGCTAGACTCTAATCCAATCACTCTAAATCCTCTCTACAGCACGTTTTTTGATGCGATTAGAGAGAATCCATCGCTTTACACCGACTTTCTTCAGGTCCGCGCACTCAGCAATAAAGCCCATGCAACCATCGCCAAATGGGATGGTGTTGTTTGCCCCGGCTTCTTCACTGACGAACACGGGTTGAGTGGTCAGGAGATTGTAGATCTGTTAGTCCAGAACTCAGATAGAGGGCTACTAGAGGATTACCAGCAATTTCAGGCAGATGGCGAGACAGTTAGAAATATTTGGGCTAAACATAAGGACGTTGTAGACATGCGCTTTTGGACGGTTGAAAGCGTTCCTATCGTGTATGAAATCGCTGAGTCTTTAGGATTGGAAGCTATTCATTAACTTTCATTTTCTGGAAGGATTCTGTATTACCTAGTAACTTTGTTAATGCACTGCGATAAATCAGGCTTTAATGCATCGATTTTGTATTGCTCACAGCCTTTGAAAGTGTCAGTGTGCAAAGGGTTCACAGCACAAGTTAGTTCGCTGGGTTCCTTGCCGTAAGCTTCAATTTCTCCAGACGGATCAACCCAGTATCGACAACTAAAGCACTTGTCGCGAACGTGAGGATATGCTTTAGAAAACCAAGGAATTTCTCGAAAATTTAGTCGCCATGTAATCCTTTGATTTTCGCCTTCAACAATGTAAAAAGCACCCATTTCATAAAGCCAAAGCATGGTGAGATAGGTATGCTCTGGATTGATTTGCTGTAGACGAGCTTCATCAAGATTTAGCCGAGTGATTTTTCTCAGGTAAGCAGCTCCATTTTTTATGAAGCGTTTGACATTATGCCTTGGGTATTTCTGGTGAATCTGACAATAAAGGTAATCCCTGACTTGTTCTTCCCGGTGCCAGATTTTTGAGTGCTCTTTGGTCATTCTTGGGACAGTAACCAGGCACCCACCTAGAGATGCTGCGCTCCCCCATAGAATGCGTCGGGCAAGGGGTTTAAGTCCTCCGACTTCTGCGATCGCAGCACTAGGAATTAAACCCACGGATAGGACCATAAAGGCCATCGCAATCTCGTCTTTAGTTATTCGTTTCACTGTGCTTTACCTTCGTGGTTAAAAGGAATATTCGGAGCGGTATAAGGATAATTTTCAAACCCGTGCAGCGACTTGAGTGGATGAGCGGTTGATGGGCAGAACATTTCTAGCTTGCATGGCTTAGCTCCAACTGATCGGCGGCAGGGTATTTCCAGTTCAGATATGCGGCGAGTCCATGACCGGGGTCGGGTGTGCGGTGCGTCCCAATCACAACTGAGCCAGCTCTGACAATGTTCTTGACTTCAGCAATAACGGCGTCTTTCGTGGGTGGCGTCCATCTGCCAGAAACTAAGATTTCTCGCTCTTTGGACAGTTTTAGCGCAACGTCCATCGGCATCTTATTCAGCTCTAAAACCCTGTAGAGGTATGCTTTGTATGCCTCCACACATCTAATGTTCTCAGGGTCACTATAGGGATGGAATGGGGAACGCAGAGGGCCACTCTCTAGCAGGTAAACCCCTTCTCTGTGGGTCGTTCTAGACAATTTCTTTACTTTGATATTCATCGAACTGCCTCCAACTGGAGTTGTTTAAATCTTTGAGGGAAGCCCTGACTTAAAACTCTGGGGTAACCACCAGGGCGCGTAAGAGTGTACGGATTTGAATCGATAGAGCTATTACGATGAATAGTTTTCGGCTAGAGAATAGTTCTGCCCTAACCTGTTCCTAACCTGTAAGGTTGTTTGTTGCGCTGAATGGGCAGAGTTGCCCTCAGTGACCCCTTTCTGCTCGAAGGTTTCAGGATGCATTAACAACAAACCATTGCGAGTGGCCAAGGCTTCAAATCTGCCAGTGCCGACCATTACCGTAGTTTTAAAGGTGGAATTGTGCAACGCCATGCAGGCCATTAGCAAGCCGGGGCTTGGCGGTAAAAACCAGTCGCCTGTGATTGTTACATCAAAGGACTTTGCGATTTTCTGGGTTAAGGTTGATTGTGTGTTAAATATACCGATATCAGGTATTTGACACCGTGTTACAACCATTTCGCTGCCCTGGTTAGTTGTGAACATGCTTACGCCGATTAATTGGCCATAGCGGCTCATCGCGGCTTGATGGTAGTCGAGAACTTCTGTTAGAGTGCGCTCACCTTTTGCGATTCTGGATTGATCTGAAATCATTGCCAGATGCCATCCTCCCTTGTGCGCTGTTGTTAAGGCTGCTAGCAATGCTTGTCGGGGTCTGAGGTGGTTGACTGGTTGGAGTTCGGCGGGGTCAATGATGAGTAATTTGTTGGCCATTATGAGAACCTTTTGTTGTTGGGTATCGGCAAACCAAGAAGTGATTCAGATTTAAGGCTGGTACTAATTAGTCGTATTCGGCCTGCAAGTTATCAGTAGCTTTGAGTGCGAGGGTTCCTTGGATAACGGCATCGATGGCGCTTTGCTGGTCGTTAAATCGCTTTGTTAAGGTGCATCTGCCATATCGCCCGTACCAGTGGCCTAAAGTGCCGAAAATCGTTCCCCAAAAATGACTGTAGGAATGTCCAGGGTTTGGACTCAAGACGTGAAACGTTGAAGAGCTTTGTAAGTCTGGAACTAAATTGATTTGAGGTTTTTCGAGTGTTGCTGAAGATGTCATGAAAAAAGCTCAGTAATGTGTGCAAAAGGCCCCACCCAGCGCTGGCCAAGTGAGGCCAAAAGGTTACGCGCCGATGCTTTGACGTAAGTTGTGTTCAGCATCGATCCAAGTTTTTCTCTGGGTCCAGTCAAACTGGCCGACATCTTCGCGGTAGGAAGGGAACAGCTTCAGGATTTTGTTTTCTACTCCGTCTAAATCGCCGGGTTCAACTTCGGCAAACTCGAATATGTCCTCACCGAGCTGTTCAAAGCCTTGGCGGGCTTCGTTGTAGCTTGTAAAAAAGTTCTTCCATCCCTCCTTGCTGCGGAATTTTGCATCGCCTTTCACTACATGAATGGAGACTTGCGCTACTGGATCGCCGTTAAACATGCCCAGCAGCCCTGGAATGATAATGGAGGCAAGGCCGCTGGTTTTTTTGTTGGTCTCTCGCTGTGGAAGCTTTTCGGCGTCTAACTTGAGGATGTTGAACAGCTCTATGGCATCCTCAGTCTTATTCAGGCGTTTATGGCCATGATGCAATGCACGGGCAAACTTTTCTAAATCAGTTGTAGGGTCGATATCCTTTGGGTTGTGGTTTTTGCAAATGTGATGCTTGAGCTTGAATTTCTCGTGATTGTTCTCGATACCCTGAGGGTCGAAGTGGTCTTTAATCGCAGTTTGAATAGATTTGATTGTTGCGTTTTCAAGAGACATGATTTTGGATTCCTTTAATGTGCAAAGTGTTGTGATTGGGAAAGGTCGCCCGGTCTTGGGATGGAAGGCGGCCAAGCCTTTATCTGGTGGCGGTAGACGGCTTTGTGCCAGGGACGGGAACATGGCCCCAAGTGCTGGTGATATGCTCAAACTCAGAGGCAATTTGCTCTTGGTGTTGAGCGTTTGCGGCCTCTACAGATTCATATAGGCGGGAAACAGCTTGGCCAAAAGTCCCGAAGCGTTGGGAGCGCTGAAAACTGTTAACTATGTAATAAAAGTTATTGCTGTGATCGCGGTAGATGCTGCCTAGAACCTCGTCATGGTTGTAAGCGATCCAAGTGTAGGCTCATGGTCAATACCGATAGGCTTGGCCTCTGTTTTTCCAGAGCATACTTAGCGCTGTTTCACGGTCTCCTGAGTAAATCAATTCGCTAACAGTGTCATACCCTTTTTCTGGTAGGCAAAGGATCGAAGCTTCCCAGCCGTCACCCAAAATGTTTTTAGTAAGACTTCCAATACACTGCCTTGACTGTCTCAACATCAAGTAACAGTTACCTTGGCCAGTGGAATAGTTGATGTTTTCCTCTAGCTGATACAGAGCGTTTTTCTTGAGGACATTTAAGCGTGTAGCTGTTTTGGTCAGTGTTGCATTAGTCATGATATTTCTTTGAATTCCTTTAATTTGTAAAGCGTTGTGATTAGGAAAGGCCGAAGCGGTAAGGGAGAGCTTCGGCCAACGGATTGCTAGTAGCTAGGGGCCGCAGAAAAGACGGACGAGACCAACTCCTTGATCTGCGGATTCTCTTTGAGCTGTTCACGGGATACACGAAGGTATTTTCTGACCGTCCATCTTGAAAGCCCAAGGCTAGCGGCGATGTTGGCCGATCCCTCACCCTGCCAGTAATGAGCTTGGATGAGCTTTACATTGAAATCTGGCAATGCAGTAGTGATAATCTGATCGAGCTTGTCTCTTAAATCGTTATTCGGCTCAGTATCGATGGGGATATCCTCATGGCCCACAGGTTTAATGCACTTGAGTTTTTCGCAGGTGACCTTGGTTCTGCGGTAGTATCCAAACTCCTTATCGAAAAGCTTGATAAATAGCTGTCTGAGCTGAAATGACACCCAGCTTTTGAACCCTTTTTTCCGTCCGGGTTTATTTGGATTGTGGTTGTTCGCTGCCCGCTCCACACAAATCACACCCAGTTGATACATCTCCTCAGTTGGAATGTGTTCGGAGCCATTAAAGCGATGGATTTGTGCCAAAATGACCGGGCGACACTCTTTCACTAGCAACCCCATCGCCCGGTCACCGCGAAGGCAAATCCGTTTCTCTTCGAGTGTTAAGCCCTCTTTCTTGCGCTTCAGCAATTGAGTGCGTTCTTTAACATGGGCCACTAATGCCCATTCTTCTTGTTCTGTCAAACCCTCACGGGTAGAGCGATTGCTATAACTATCCTGGGAAATAACTGTCTGTACCATGATGAATTTCTCTCTAAAAATGTGTCGATCAGGGTGATTAGTGGCTCACCCAAGCCAGAAAACTAGGCAACAGCTAACTCTTCAGACTCAGTAGAGGCAGCGCTTTCAATGCCCTCAATAATCGCCTTAACGGTTTTTGCGATCACACTCATTGACGCTTTGAATTGCTCAAGTGCCTGATCGCTTTCCCGGTTCCAACTAGTGATGTATGCAAAACTCCGTTTCTGATCTTCGGCAACCCCAAAATATTGAGTCACGCAGTAGGCCACAGATTCAGCCTCTAATTCCTTTTGGGAAGTCAGAGAATGCCCCTTGTACTCTTCAGCGTTGTGCATCAGGGCATGGCCTAGCTCATGGGCGAGAATGCTAGCTCTTAACTCCACGCTCAGCAGTGGGTCAACCCGAATCTCAATTCCATCAGGCTTGTAGATGCATACCCCATACGAACCAGGATAGGCTTGCTCTAGCACCTTGAACCCTTGAGCTTCACCGAATGCTTTGAGATTTCGGTATAGCTCGGCCTCAGTGGTTTGAGCCTTGATATCTGTTTCCTCTAATTCGTCGCCATCGGTCTGGCTGATGTCAAAGACGCTTGCAGTAGTGAAACCAAAGATTTTCCAAGCCTTCTCCTTTGTTTTTTCATCCTCGACTTTCTTCTTGCAGGGAGCGAGGATAACGATCCCTTTCTCCCCTTTGCGAACCTGTCGCCCGTGCTTCTGCCAAGCCTTGTAGCCTGCCACATGGCTAGCATCTGGGCATTGGCCGTAAATTAGCATCGAGTTTTTTGCGGAATAGTTGTAGAACTTGGAATGGAAATCTAGATATTGTCGCCAATCGGCTTCAGTTGAAATATTCAGAATGCCTTGCTCTAATTTTTCGAGTGCTGCTTGCTGTTTGGCTTGGGCTTTCTCACGTTTTGATTGAGTGGTCATAATATTCATTCCCTTGTGTAGCGAGTGGGTGTAAGTGAAGTGGAAGGGGCAAAGATGCCCCAAGAGATTTCTAAATTTCGTCTTCGTAATCGTTTTCAGCTCTTGCGGTCTGATCGGCTGGCACGGTGTACCAGTCACTGAGAACACCTTTAAGTTCGGGGTGATTGAGAACCCAATTTTCGATCCGGGTTTGGGTGGTACGCTCTTCAGCGGAAGGCTTTCGGGTTACCATCAGCACCCAATGCTCATCGAAATCGATCTCAGCATCGAAGGGGCCACAGTCCTTTGTCTGAATACAAGCCAGAGTATAGGGAGGGCAGAAAGGATTCTCAGTGTGCTCGTTAACGAAGGCTATCCCATCGGCTTCAGTCTGAACCAGCCACATATCAGGCTGGGTTTGTGGCTGAGTGGTTAAATGAAGAGCTTGTGTTTCGAGTAGAGTAGACATAGTTAATCCTTATCAGGTTTTAACTGGGGCACCGCTTGAGATTCGCAGTCGTGAGCGGTGCCTTTGTTTGTATGTCTATATAATACCATTAATCGAACGTATACATTCATTTAAAAGGATTTGTTATATATGTATACATTCGATTTGCTGTGCTATTCTTTAAGTCGTTGATTAATTAGCTCCATCTATGTCAGTCAATAAAAATAGCTTGAAGAACTTGACCATTGGCAAAACAGCTCCAGACTCTAATGAGTTATTAGCTGAAACACCTTTGAGTGTTCGCTTACCCGCCAGTCTGGATAAAATCGTTCGACAGATGAAAAATAGACCGCAATGGCTACGATCCGCAATTGTTAAAGCTGCAATTGCGGATGATTCTATTGATTGGCCCAAGAATGATCAGGAATAGCTTAAACATCATCTTTTTCAGTAGCTCTTGCCGATATAATTGTCATTATAACTGAGTGTATACATTCGATTTATTCTATAATTCAGACACTGGACAACCTAAAAGTCCATTGATATGGAATTTCAGTGGAGTCATCTCAATGACCTCAGATAACCAGGACACTACCCCAACCCGTTTTTCTTCTTTGGTGGACTTATCCAAAGACTTGTTGCCTATCTTTGCTGTGATTGGTCTTCTAATCGGTGGTCTGTTCTTCCTGATCAATACCAGTGTTGCCGCTATTGTCCCTACCAGCGAAAGCAGATTGATCGACAGAATTGCTGATAACAGGATTGAGATTGAGCTATTACGCAAAGATATGAATACTCAATTTGAAGGAGTGAATAAACGCCTGGGTCGGATTGAGCAACTGTTGCTAAACGGTCAATCATGACTCATATTCCATCCCTGACTCAAGAACAGCTAGAACTCCTAAGATTAGCCAAAAAAAATTCTGTGGAGGAACTACAGCTTTTTTATGAGTTTCCGGTTGTCGATAACAGTGGGCCTTCAACCGTGCATCCTCTATTTATTCAAAAGCTGATTGATATCCATCTAATCCAGGTCAGAGAAGTAAAAACTTCTGTACTTGTTTCAGAGTTCCAGCAATCGAGCTGGACAGAGTATTGTAAAAACCTAGCTTACCCTACTCAAGTTGATTGGGACCGATGGCGGCAAGAATTCATCGCCCAACTAGGTGAGGGAGTTGAACAGCTTATGAATCCAGGGAAAGGGTTAGGGCAATTCGCGAAGGTTTGGATCCGAGAGATTCGTATTCGAGCGGTTCAACCGAGCAACCTATGAGCGGGACTGGCGTATGCAATTAGATTGCACCTGAAATTAGCTGATGGGACTCATACCAGAATTTTCAGCTTCTCTACGGTTACTATGTTAACTAGGTAATATAAATCCTGTATGGAATTTGAAATTTAACGGATGAGTGATTAATCTACCCAGTCAGGAAAGTTAGTGATTGCTTTGCGATCGCAAACACGATACCAATCCCAAAACTCCCACCCATCCCGCAAAATTCCGATAATGCAACATCCCCAAGTAAAGGCAGAGAGCAGAGCAAAAGCACGGTTTTGCGATGGCGACCTTGCCGATCTGAGGTGCGCTAGGCTCTTGCTTGTTTCGGGGGTGCCCACTTTCGCATCATCTCAGGCCAATTCTCGACTCAACACCAGCCCCCGAAACTTGCCCCGTGGCGAGCGTCTTTTCTTCTCCTCTTAGCATCTGCACCGATAATCCCGCATTCCCATTCTCGAACTGCTCGGAGACTTCCCGCCAACCTAGCTCCCGGTAAAATTTTGCAGAGCTGACCCTAGCGTTAGACCAAA from the Acaryochloris marina S15 genome contains:
- a CDS encoding ParM/StbA family protein, with the protein product MDRELKICTDLGSSMGKGCYDLDGSIRWIAQDNAVEEEEVRDLDSESCVIEYKGRAWTVGSSAIYGLHETSLHQNKAEQASLRTLGMLGKVIEREQFLEGYVDLTVLLPEGERRYFKTLESNLAKGIYGSTFNGLKPNVKVRRVRVLPEGSGIASQIQDQGAMAIMFGHKDVSLLQVLNGVIQAQKSLTLSNLGMIKLISECGIHISDELILSTLICREVRNKNGFKHAFSDKEALKNARQILKDTKAKVWPLLSRKFDGFPALGTATKIYVTGGSHPVWGPELKNKFGTKLRFFKDELEEMSGALPELNAPEYTGYKNRFTDSYLLIKGVG
- a CDS encoding sigma-70 family RNA polymerase sigma factor; this encodes MVQTVISQDSYSNRSTREGLTEQEEWALVAHVKERTQLLKRKKEGLTLEEKRICLRGDRAMGLLVKECRPVILAQIHRFNGSEHIPTEEMYQLGVICVERAANNHNPNKPGRKKGFKSWVSFQLRQLFIKLFDKEFGYYRRTKVTCEKLKCIKPVGHEDIPIDTEPNNDLRDKLDQIITTALPDFNVKLIQAHYWQGEGSANIAASLGLSRWTVRKYLRVSREQLKENPQIKELVSSVFSAAPSY
- a CDS encoding ArdC-like ssDNA-binding domain-containing protein, producing the protein MTTQSKREKAQAKQQAALEKLEQGILNISTEADWRQYLDFHSKFYNYSAKNSMLIYGQCPDASHVAGYKAWQKHGRQVRKGEKGIVILAPCKKKVEDEKTKEKAWKIFGFTTASVFDISQTDGDELEETDIKAQTTEAELYRNLKAFGEAQGFKVLEQAYPGSYGVCIYKPDGIEIRVDPLLSVELRASILAHELGHALMHNAEEYKGHSLTSQKELEAESVAYCVTQYFGVAEDQKRSFAYITSWNRESDQALEQFKASMSVIAKTVKAIIEGIESAASTESEELAVA
- a CDS encoding GNAT family N-acetyltransferase yields the protein MATAPDWRNQGIGTGLIQYLFEDLQKSDQVRPIWSNARVSSAKFYRELGWREVSEQFENGNAGLSVQMLRGEEKTLATGQVSGAGVESRIGLR